TGGTGGCCGATGGCGGCCAGGTGCGGCGTCGCCGTGAGTGTCTGAGCTGTAACGAGCGGTTCACCACCTTTGAAACCGCTGAGCTGGTGATGCCGCGGGTGATCAAATCCGATGGCACTCGCGAGCCGTTCGATGAGAACAAGCTAAGGGCCGGCATGCAGCGGGCGCTGGAGAAGCGTCCGGTGAGCGTGGAGGACCTGGAAGCGGCCATCAGCCGCATCTGCCACCGGCTGCGGGCCACCGGCGAGCGGGAATTGCCGGCGCGGGAGCTGGGTGAGCGGGTAATGGAAGAGCTGCAGTTGCTGGATGATGTGGCCTATGTGCGCTTTGCCTCGGTCTACCGCAGCTTCCAGGACATTTCCGAATTCGCCGCCGAAGTGGACCGGCTGCGCAGCAAATCTGGTGGAAAGGAGGGCGGTGGAAAGGAGGCGGGCGGCAAGAAGGGCGGCGACGATGAAAAGGGTAAAAAGGGCGGCGCATGAGCGATCCGGCTTTTGATCAGCATTGCATGATCCGAGCCCTGCAGTTGGCCCGACAAGGACTTTATACCACCGACCCCAACCCGCGCGTGGGCTGTGTACTGGCCAAGGGCGGGCAAATCATCGCCGAGGGCTTCCACGCCCGTGCCGGTGAACCTCACGCCGAACGTCACGCCCTTACCACCGCCGGTGCCGAAGCGCGCGGCGCCACCGCCTATGTCACCCTGGAACCCTGTTCCCACACTGGCCGCACCGGTCCCTGCGCCGACGCCTTGATCAAGGCTGGCGTGGCCCGGGTGGTGGCGGCCATGGAGGACCCGAACCCGCAAGTGGCCGGCAATGGTTTTGGCAAGCTGCGTGCCGCCGGCATTCAGGTGGAGGTTGGTCTGCAAGAGAGTGAAGCCCGGGCGCTTAACCCCGGCTTTATCCGTCGCATGCGCGGTGAACGGCCCTGGGTGCGGATCAAGGTGGCCGCCAGTGTGGACGGCCGCACCGCCATGGCCAGCGGCGAATCCCAGTGGATCACCGGCCCGCAGGCCCGCGAGGATGTGCAGCGGCTGCGCGCGCGCAGCTCGGCGGTGATCACCGGTATCGGCACGGTGCTGGCGGACCGGCCTTCCTACACCGTGCGCGCGGATCAGTGGCGGCTGGGTGAGTACGGCTCCGATCAGGTACGCCAACCCTTGCGGGTGATCCTCGACCGGCGCCTGCGCACGCCGGTGGACGTGCCGGTGGTCACCACCGCCGGGCCCTGCCTGGTCGTCGGTGGGGAGGCCCATCCCGAACGGCAGCGTGCCCTGGAAGCGGCCGGCGCGGAAGTCATGCACCTGCCCAGCTCCGGCTCCGGCGTGGACCTGAAAGCGCTGCTGGCGGACCTGAGCAGGCGGGAATGCAACGAAATCCTGGTGGAATGCGGCGCCACCCTGGCCGGGGCCTTCGTCCGCGAAGCGCTGTTCGACGAATTGATTGTCTAC
This sequence is a window from Alloalcanivorax dieselolei B5. Protein-coding genes within it:
- the nrdR gene encoding transcriptional regulator NrdR, with the protein product MYCPFCGAQDTKVIDSRLVADGGQVRRRRECLSCNERFTTFETAELVMPRVIKSDGTREPFDENKLRAGMQRALEKRPVSVEDLEAAISRICHRLRATGERELPARELGERVMEELQLLDDVAYVRFASVYRSFQDISEFAAEVDRLRSKSGGKEGGGKEAGGKKGGDDEKGKKGGA
- the ribD gene encoding bifunctional diaminohydroxyphosphoribosylaminopyrimidine deaminase/5-amino-6-(5-phosphoribosylamino)uracil reductase RibD, which codes for MSDPAFDQHCMIRALQLARQGLYTTDPNPRVGCVLAKGGQIIAEGFHARAGEPHAERHALTTAGAEARGATAYVTLEPCSHTGRTGPCADALIKAGVARVVAAMEDPNPQVAGNGFGKLRAAGIQVEVGLQESEARALNPGFIRRMRGERPWVRIKVAASVDGRTAMASGESQWITGPQAREDVQRLRARSSAVITGIGTVLADRPSYTVRADQWRLGEYGSDQVRQPLRVILDRRLRTPVDVPVVTTAGPCLVVGGEAHPERQRALEAAGAEVMHLPSSGSGVDLKALLADLSRRECNEILVECGATLAGAFVREALFDELIVYMAPALLGTDARGLLSLPLVRMAEKVSLRWADVRQLGNDLRLTLVPE